The sequence below is a genomic window from Macadamia integrifolia cultivar HAES 741 chromosome 1, SCU_Mint_v3, whole genome shotgun sequence.
ATTTTTGTGTGTCTGAAGAAGATTCCTTGCATGACCCACACCTTTAACCTTTCAAATATTCCCTACTTCCATGTACAAATGAAAACCCAGAAGCCAATTCTTCATTTGCGCACTACCATCCTTCCAATTTTGTACAAGAAACCgctatcttcttctcctctttctccctacATTTCTCTTCCTCACCCATGGTTCCTGAGTTGGAGGTAAGTCTTTTGATCgacatctctctcctcctaaaCAATGATAGTGCTTATCATAAACTTGAATCTCAGTAATTTACTGGTTTAATTCATTCATTGTGGTTCATTACTGTGTGCAAATAACATATATATCGTGAGGCACTAAATCATTCACTGGGGTTCTGATAATGCAGAAGCCTCGAATCACAGAGATACAAGTCCGGATGGACTGTAATGGGTGTATACAGAAGATCAAAAAGGCCTTGCACGGCATTAACGGTGAGTATTTGAATAATGTACATCTACATATTCTAcatattcttttcttctgctATTTTGTTCTCTTTCCCTGTTGTTCAAGTTAACATTTGTGACTGATTTCTGATTCTCCACAGGGATATATGATCTCTATATCGATTACCCCCAGCAAAAATTGACCGTAGTTGGCTGGGCTGATCCTGAAAAGATTGTCAAGGCTATCAAGAAGACAAGAAAGAGTGCCACAATCTGTGCCCACAGAGAACCAAGTGAGCCCCCATCTCAGCCATCAGAACCAgcaccacctgaaggtggtggacAACCAGCCCCTGATGCCACAAAACCTCCACCTGCAGAATCCCCACCCAATGAAACAGTTCCACCGCCAGAGCCACCCAAAGACCTGCCACCACCTGAAAATCCAGCACCTGAGACAACACCATCATCTGTAGCTGCTGACACTGCTGCACCCTTGCAAATTCACAACCATAGTCCGAAAGACTTTGAAGATGTCCACATAATTCATCACCATCCACATGACTATGGCTATGGGTACAGCAATGGTGGGCATTGGAACAACTATCCTACTGGACATGGTTTCCGACTTGAGCCACCCGTTTATGTCACTCACAGCTACAACACCTGCAAACCATCCACTTCCACTTCTGAAACACACAGCTACAATACCCATAAGCCATCTCCTTCCATTTCTGAATATGAGTACATCCGGTCACCTCCTCGACACAACCGTTACAGTCAGACGGAGCACTACAGTGAAGATTACCATAACCATGGTAACAGTGATGGGAACAACATCACTTCAATGTTTAGTGATGAGAATCCAAATGCATGTAGAATAGTCTAGAGGGATAAAAAGAGAAACTAGTATGAAAAGGGctatctctcttttccctaCTAAAGAGAGTCCTAGCTAGAAAATTAATGGTGGATTATTAGTGAAGTAATCCATAGTATTGATGGGTCTGATTTCTAATGAGAACTTTTTTGATAAGCATTTGATAATGTTGAAACAAGAATGAGATTCTTAGATTGTAAATGCAGGAAGAATTGATCCTGTATTCCACTACAAAGGAAGGTTAGATATCCTGCCTGGTGCTCATTTATTCCAAGAGAATCCTATAAGGTACATTATTCTATGACTTCATTCCATCACCTTCTGTTTTCTGCTGATCTGTCCTTATTTTAAATTATCAGTATCATTGTGGAACTGCTGCActtcaaaaggagaaaaaaattgaataataatAGACTATAGATAGCTTTTCTAACAATAGATCAAcaaatgatatatttttatgtatttatttagtAGAAGTTATTTCAGATTCTGAGTTCCCATATATCAGTTCTTAACATGACTGGCAAGCAGAATATCAGGGGACTAATACTAATAGCGCCCATGCTTCAGGTCAGGAACTATCATTTCTTGCAACTTAATTACCAAGATGTCCTGAGATGATACCAAGCTTTAAAGATCAAGATCATTGAATGATCCAAACCAGTTGATCTGATTTTACACCCCAATGGGACCACCTAAGATATCTTGCTGACCAAAAGAAACCCTATCACTTGCTGGATTCTTTTGACCATCTGAGACACACAGAAAATGAGAAATGGGGTTGAGAAAAAAACCCTCTACTTCAAAATGAATAACAAACCCTAACATATATGCCTAAGATAGGTGATTTAGGTGGATTCATGTATGTAATACTTTGTGATTAAAATAGAGGGATCATCACATGAGACATTGATTTGGAGaatctccttttcttctcatagGTAAGATTGGTTCCTACACTAAAAGAACTTCTGTAACTGAATCTTGAAAGAGATGCACTTCAGATTAGGTCAaagcagaaacagaaacataaattactAATCACCTACTCATGGCATTTACCAGACATCTAAAGTTGCAGAACAGTGCTTTCccaaaataattataataataaaaaaccaaCAGATAAATTACAGAGTGAATCTTATTTGCATATAATTAAGAACAAACCTCATCCACAGTAGAATGTGTAGGACATTGGGCGAAAGAAAATACCAGATTTGCACTCCCTAGATCTATGATTGGGTACTGTGAACTGATTGGTGCTAGTCTCTTGGGAGGGCAGGTTTCATGGTTTATGAACATCAGTATatagtaatataatatatagGATGGCCATCAACTTCTAGGGTCGACTTATAATTACTATAATAACAATCTTCCAATAGTGTTGTTAGGTTTTAAAACTACCAgctttcatatttttcataGTTTCTAAACAGTTACAACATTTTATCAATCCTGGCTTAAATTAAAAATacctcattattattattattaaaaaaaaaaaaattgaactattttacccttataccttaACATTGGATAGTTATGGATCGATAATGGGGATTGGTCTTGGCCAATATAAGTTTGATCTAGGTGATCATGACCAATTTGATCCGATTTTCAAAACCATGATGACACTTCTAATATAAACACCAGCAGCGAAAGCTCCGAACAGGGTATGTCCCCGTTGAAttcttaggctccgtttggtagtcatttagttTTAGAAATGACGTTTCATtttaaaaacagaattttcagtttctgtgtcaaaatgttgttttaaaagaaaaaaatagtgtttGATGAACCTGTTTCAGAAATGATTGCCCTagttcactttttttgtatttggaatgaACCTGAAATGTCAGAACAAGGTTTCGTtgttccataatttttttttaacggaaaaaaaaaagttttgaatgactaccaaacacaaccttagtttGTTATACACTaattttttggagaaagaatgctacccatCTAGTGTCTCTCACGTAGACATGTACTATTTTCGAGGTGCAAAAGCGCATCTTTTCATATCCCCTGAAAACAAAGTCTCGTGCCTATGCAAGGGGAATGCTAAATggatagcattctttcttccaaaaattataTCGTATAGGAAAATCCTAAACTTTGTTgaattaaaaattcaaataaaataaaataaaataaaaaattcgagaaatcttttttttttggaaccaaATCAACTGATTTGATTCAGCTGTGAGCAAGTAGTTAGGTATCAATAGTCAATATTGATCCGGATCggatcggtgagtatttgtcacttttgcctttttttaaaaggtacatttttttttttttaactcttttacccctaaaacgataCGGGTAATCGATTAGATATCAATCTCGATCTCAGCAAATACTAATACAATACAACCGACCGATtgaccaatacttgaaaccatggcctgcgagggaagccacaagaTCTTCTTATATTATTCCTGCCTtggctttcttttttattttttttatagactTGCCTTGGCCAACCCATGTAAACCATACCAGTAATGAAACTTGAGAGAAGATGTCTgcattttttaataataataataattattatttttttgggtgggacACTTTTTCAACTCCTTATAGGTTTGGTAATTGGAACAAACTTACCATTGCAGGGATCCCAAATTATGGTTGGCCCAGAACAAAAGTGGATTGGGATCCTATCCTTTTTGTGCGTGGTTTGTCTTTCTGCCATCAAATAATAtgtttttctttgaaaaataaaatatatttttcgaGGAAGGAACTCTACCTGTTCACCTTCGATGCTTAGATATAACGGAGTGTGAAAATATCCAAGCACCCAACGCACACAGGGGGCAACTAAATCTTTTCAAACTTGATATGtgaaaattgtaatttttcctttaccTTTTGgcaattttttgaaaacccttttatatATTACAAAGGAGATACAAGTGGGGAAACAGAGGCTTAAACCGAGACCTATAGAGGCCTAAGTACTCTAACAGACTAGTCCATTCCAGCTTAATTTGCTGGCAACTATCGTCATAAAATAAGTTTCATTGGTTTTGGTCTATATCATTTGAAAACTATTCATGTTCTATcagcatatttttttattcggATGACTTAGCGCAACCATTGAATAGAGTCAACCTCATATTGATTCCCTACTCTCTCCGAATTCCTCTATCACGGGAGCCGTGGAGTTATTTCAACCTCTCTTCTTCAGATTCCTTGTTATAGATGAGTGATCTATGATCAACCTAATGAGATCACAAATagcccaaaaagccaaaaatgaATGGTCTTCAATGTCTACTTACTAAAAGAGGAAACAATGGTAAAAACTGAAGACCAAACATGAATAATGAGCGAATCAGTCTTGCAAAAAAGTACTTATCTTTCAAACCCTCCCCAAATCCCTCCGCCctaacccaaaaataaataaaaaataaaaaataaaataaaattaaggtgTTCCTGATGCAGTCCCATATGACTTGTTTGTCGCATGTGACTTGTTTGGTTGGGGCGAtgaatgacttttttttttttgggtgaaggaTGATTGATTTATGAAGAAATAGTATAACTAAATGTTCAATGACATCATATATATACTTACTCTTTGTGGATAGGTAGAACCCAAGGTCCTTGTACACATGTCCAGTTTTAAATAAATAGAATTGGCCAAGTGACAAGACAAAACTTTGAAAAAGTAATAATTGGTATGCGCATAAATGGGGTGGCTGAATATTTTAAGTATTGAATCttcataaaatttaaaatttgggTGAAAATTCCACTTTCGTAGTTATAGAATTATACTTGGacttgaaatttgatatatgacAAATCAAAAACATTTTCTACATAGCCAATAATGAGAATAGCCTTATCACTATTTAACATGGTAAGACTAGATATGAGGAGTAGATACTTCTTTACTCTTCCTGCAATGTTAAagattttatctttatttatttatagtttAATTTAGGTCTATTTAAAATTAGATAGGTTCATCTTTGTACGAAATGGATCTACATGATGTGTGCTTATATTGACATCTTAAATGTCAATCCAATCGTGATGTATAAAATAGTATAATAATGAGGAGATACAAAAGGGttcacatattttttttcagtaaAGGGTCCACATATTTAATAAGGAGAAAGATTTTTCTTTGGGAAAAATAAGGGAAGAGATAATGAGAAATAGATATgcattttcctttaaaaattcaTAGAAAAGAATGCTACTCAGTTGTGTGCCCCTGCTTTAGAGAGGGGCAAATGAGAGCATGCATCAAGGTATCCATCAAGAGGGGTAGGGTGATCATTTCACTAACCTTGTGTCTGAACGCGGGAGTGTAGGAGTGGCTAGCATTATCTTTTTCAAAACGTTATAATTAAAATTTGGACAAGAGAATCATATTCACAGCATCAGTATGTATGCCACTAGGAAATGCATGTAGACATCGGCCATCTGGGTAGGGAGCATAACAATTTTTTTGTACTCGTCTGTACGCAAATAAAtgttattttctctttaaaatCTCAAGAGGAGCTAAAATCGATGGGTTGAGTTGGGTTTGGGTCTAAGAAGATTGATTGGGTAATTTTTTCAAATCGGTAAAGGGTAAGCAATGCATTCCTCGTAGGATCATGGTTCAACGAACAGTATCAGATCGTCCAATTCGACAAAGCGGTGATATTGATTTCAAGCcgattttttaaagaaaaccaATGATAGATCTGTCCCATCCGAATCAATACGGATTAACCAGTATTGATATCAGGTCGGTATCGACCAAAACCAATCCCGATGCCGATCCTGATActgattaataaaaatatatgaaaaatgtgTAATATGAGAGAATCAGGTCCAATTCAATGGTTTAGATTTGCACAATTGGCAACAATGTTAATAACTCAGACCCAATTTCAAATCCCAATCAAATGAAGACAACTCAGGTGTTTGGAATTAGGATCCTCTGCAAAGCACAACTTGCCCAATTCCGAGTTCTCTTAGCCGTTTGATGCATATTGGAAAAGAGCTGGATCCGTATGAATTCATGAAATCGACCAATTTAGACCAGAATCGGTCGAGTTCGATTCCCACTGCAGCCGATCCAAAGCGGATTTTAGGGTCTATGCGGATTTTAGTTGAATCAGAATCGTAATAGAAATCGTCCGGATCCGATCCGGATTCTTACGTGGAGTTTACTGACCTTGAGAAGGTCCAGGAAGCCATGGATAACTCTCCTGCCTAACCGGGGTAAGAGGGGTAGGCAGTTGCCGATTCCTCCCCATAATTCGGAGGAGGAGAGACGTGAATGGAGAGAGCATTTTGGGGGAAACGCATTTATACCTATAAAATCATAGATCACTCAAACCTCCAGAGGTTCTGgagtagagatagaagaaaaccagTTGAAGGAAATGCCGGATAAAACACCATCCCAAGAATCACCACCACTTGCAGAGCCGTCTCCGGCGGTGGCTTACTTCATCAATATCACCGTTAGCAACAAGAAACTTCATGATCAATTTCCTAATATCAGAATCAGGATCCCTAAACTTCTCGTCAAGACTGTCAAGAATTCCCGACGAAGAATTCAGGGTTCCGACAGTAGCGGCAGAAGAAGAATCCAGGGTTCCGATGGCAGCGGCAGTAGCAGCAATGAGAATACAagtaaaacaaagaagagatggggCACCCCAAAGAAACTTTTCCCCGTTCTTCTTAAATTCTTTCGGGGTAAGAAGAAGTCTATGACTACTACTATTTCTCCCGGCAAAAACAGGTTTTTTGAACAGGGCGAATCATCAAATGATTCAGCTTCCTCTGCTACTGTAAGTATAATTAATAGCACTAATACCCAGAATAGTGAGAAACATCCCCTCTTCTCAGCATTTTCATTAGCAACTAGGTCTCCACTGTGCGATCTCAGGGGGAAGATCTGCGTGGCTTGTAAACTTTctcttgaagaagagaaagagaaagaagaagaatggctgGGTTTTGGAGAAAAACAAGCGAAATGGAGGGAAATAGTATCTTGCAGCAGCAATTCTTCGGAGGAGGATACTAGTCTCACTgaaacagaggaagaaaaacaagaagaggATGAAAACAATGACGACAATGAACAAGAGCTATGCAAGAAGAGAATTCTGATGGGGGAGCGATGCAAGCCTCTGAATTTCTCAGGTTTACTTCGCTATGACGAAAATGGTAATTCCCAACCAGAGTAAAGGGTATTTCATGTTGTTAATGTGACTCAAATTGTACAGTTTTGAGTATTCAGCCTTTCCTTAAAACCCCCAACCCACTAGAGAAGGTAGTGGTGATAGATTGTAGTCCTTGTGAACTGGGTAATCAAATCTTCAAGTTTATATTCTCTTCCTATTGTAATCCATTTTCACACAGGATGATGAGGATAGACAGAGATGATAGTAATGAATGATTTAAGATGAAAttaatctttttctttcaaatattcATTTGAGATTGTTCCTTTGAGATTTTAATTGGGCTCCTACTTCACTCTGAATTTCATatataatttcaaattttctgTGTTTCTCCTGCCCCCCTTAATTCATTAATTCAATCTCAAAAGATGGTCAGCGGTgggatctctctctctagtcttggACTCTATGAAGAGGACTCCTATTCATTCTCTACCTATCGACAAACGGGAGTGTAACGTTAGACTGGGAACGGGAAAATCAGTTACTAGTGGAAAACTGTAACTGTAACTCTAGGTAATAGCCAGTTGGCATAGGTGGATGACCAACACTGTAAATCTTGTATGACTTTTTAGTTACACATTTGTGTACATATCTTCCATATTTTTTGCAACTGCCACCCCAAATATAGGGATCCCATCGCGGCTACTGTAGATTCCTGTTGTTCCTCTCCGGCGAAAACCAGGGGCCCGGAATTAATGGAAAGGCGAAACAgtgggataaaaatcgtctgtaactaggggtgtcaatatacCTAAATCGAACCATATtgagccggttttggtttgaGAGATTATCCAGTAAAAGATTGAATCATTCTGGAAATCGaataaacccaaaatcaaattgaaacagACTAAAAAAGCCAAGATTGAAACCGAAATAACTAAAAAGAAACCAAGAAATTAAACTCAAATTGGGCAAAAAACCGAAATCAATCCGTATTCACAAGGGGTCAATGCATGAACATATCAAAGGGGCAACTAGTTGAATTTGATTGTAAAATTTGACACGTTATTAATCCCAATATTATTCTCTTTATCCAATGGTTAATGTTAGAGAGTGGATATGTTATTAATTTTTAACTGTAAAGAGCTTTGCGACGACATCTTAGGACCAAGGATTGGGGTGTTTTTTAAAATCCAGACCCAGCTTGCTCTCAGATAATTCTCACCTAATTTTGGTCGTCCACATTGATAAGGATACATGTCCTCAtattaagagaaaattacacCTAATTGCAGGTTAAGGGAATTTTAGAGGATCTGGATCCCCAAACTCCACAATGAATAATTATGtttgtttagagagagagagagagagagtaaaactcCTATTAAATCGGTCATGTTTCATATTTaatcaaaggaaaaagaatactACCCGATGGCATAGCCCTGCATCCAGAGACAATCGGAAAGGTATGAAATTACCATCCACACCTTTGAAATAAAATTACATTCTATGATTTTGTCCCTATGCATGTTTTCATTGGCCTTATCCAGATAAAATGGCCACAAGATAAGGTAGCGTTATCTCCCACCAGGACACTACTTGcacatgtgtctatctctctgaTTGTTAAATAAATGCCATCATCTTtacttgaaaagaaaaacaaaatgacATCATTGATGCATTCAGCAGTACCGTTTGCTCAGAGAAGTTTCTCACTTTCTcccaaataaaatcaaagttGCGTATACCACTATTCCATTATTTTGACACGTGACGGCAGTCAACATTCAAATCTGGTTTCTCTGGAGGTCGTCTTGCATCTTCCATGTCTCTTCGATCAGTTTTGAGCGATTCTTGGGCACCACAGATTCAAAGTCTACTATCCAATCATAGGTGCTATAAACAAAAATATCTACGAGCTATAAACAAATATCGACCATGACCACAACTATATAACCCATGGTCCTAGTACCATTATAGTCATCAAAACTAAAACCTCACATTGAGACGTTCCATCTGCTTATTGTTCTTCTTTGGCTCTCAATATTGCTCTGAGTTTACGATTTGCGTTTGGGTTCTGAACCAGAAATGATGAAGGGTTCGAGGATGGCCAGTCAGCTCCTAAAGCAGCTCCGGCCGCGGCTTTTTTCCACGGCAACCCTGGGCGAACCGGCTACAGATATTTTGACGACCGGGACTTATTCTAATTTCTTCCACACAACGACGGGCGTACCAGTTCGAACCGGCATGGCTTGGGTCAGGTTACCAGCGGTTGGTGTACGGCATGGAAGTACTTTGACCTCGAACaaggaaggggaagagaaagaagtgaAAACCAGTTCTGGTTCAGCCGCGGGTGAACCAAAGGAGAAGGCGATGATCACTAGTTACTGGGGTATATCTCCTTCTAAGGTTACTAAGGAGGATGGCACGCCGTGGAAGTGGAGCTGCTTCATGGTATGTTACGTTCTCTGGGTATTTTCTTCATTTCagatatttaatttttaatttctataaaagaaaaaaatattatcttaTTTAATTGTgaaaattattaatttattttttgtggggTGAAGCCTTGGGAGACGTACAAAGCGAATACTTCAATTGATGTAAAGAAGCACCACGTCCCATCTTCATTGTTGGATAAATTAGCTTTCTGGACCGTCAAGGCTCTCAGATACCCAAGTGATCTCTTTTTCAAGGTATGCTTTTCCTTCTATTCAGTGTTTAAAATTTAGGGATGCAAGTTTGGCCGTAGCCTGAACTCACTCTAAATCCAGTTTGACCCTGATCTAAACTCACTCTAAATCTGAATACGGTGTGGGCTaagatggaaaaaaatcgtctgtaattccaaTCTgatacaattccgtgaaatatcaccttcagggggtgacatatgtattgataccaatgcaatggtccagatctgatttaaatgacacttcactgatttaaggttttattagttgtaccagatctggaccattgcattagtatcaatacatgtatcaccccctgaatgtggtatttcacaaaattgtacgagatcgaaattacagacgatttcaaccctaaTAAAGATACCTTGGCCTTGAAGGCAGGTTAAGATTGAAAATTTCTAGCCTTACGTCGAGGGTTGTACAGACCTGTCTTAGGTAAAGGTCTCAACCCCATTTATTGCAACCCTAGTTttagtggaatttttttttttttgcatt
It includes:
- the LOC122085008 gene encoding leucine-rich repeat extensin-like protein 3; its protein translation is MVPELEKPRITEIQVRMDCNGCIQKIKKALHGINGIYDLYIDYPQQKLTVVGWADPEKIVKAIKKTRKSATICAHREPSEPPSQPSEPAPPEGGGQPAPDATKPPPAESPPNETVPPPEPPKDLPPPENPAPETTPSSVAADTAAPLQIHNHSPKDFEDVHIIHHHPHDYGYGYSNGGHWNNYPTGHGFRLEPPVYVTHSYNTCKPSTSTSETHSYNTHKPSPSISEYEYIRSPPRHNRYSQTEHYSEDYHNHGNSDGNNITSMFSDENPNACRIV